TAAAAAAATATAAAAATAGAAAAGAAATTTTTTGGGTACAAGAAGAGCCAGAAAATATGGGATTATGGAATTTTATTTTAAGAAAAATAGGTAGTTTTATTTCATTCAATTTAATAGCTCCATCTGAAAGTTCTAGTCCATCTACAGGATCTTATTCCGATTTTTTAAGAATTCAAAATAAAATATTAAAAAAGGCTTTTTTTTAAAATTTAAATTATGATAATACAGGTCAAAGTTCCTTCTCCAGGAGAATCAATTACAGAGGTAGAAGTTTCCTCATGGCTCGTAAAAAATGGAGATTATGTTCATAAAGGTCAAACGATAGCAGAGATAGATTCAGATAAAGCTACTTTGGAAGTGTCTGCAGAAGAAAACGGAATAATTACTTTAATAGCAAAAAAAGGAGAAAGAATACAAGTTGGAAATATTTTATGTATTATTAATACTTCTCAAGATAAAAAAGAAGTAATAAAAAAACATATAAATAAAATTGATCATGAACAAAAAGAATCTTTTTGTAAAAACTCTAAAATCCTTTCTCCAGCTTCAAAAAAAATTTTAAAAGAAAATAATATTTCTGTTGAATCTATTCAAGGAACTGGAAAACATGGTAGAATTACAAAAAAAGATTGTATTTCTTATTTAGAAAAAAATGAAACATCTTTTGTTTCTGATAACATAGATAGATCTATTACAACGTATAGATCTAAAAAAATAACTCCTCTTTCTCTTCTAAGAAGAAAAATATCCGAAAGGTTAGTTGATGCAAAAAATAAAACCGCTTCTCTCACTACATTTAATGAAGTAGACATGTCAGAAATTTTTCTAATTAGAAAAAAATACAAAGATATTTTCAAAAAAAAACATGGAGTCAATTTAGGATTGATGTCTTTTTTTACTATATCCTGTGTTAAAGCATTACAACTTTATCCTGATATCAATGCTACAATTAGGGGACAAGAAAAAATCAATTTTGAATATTATGATATTAGTATAGCCATATCTGGTCCTAAAGGATTAATGGTTCCTGTTATTAGAAATGCAGAACATTTATCATTTCGTGGAATAGAACAAGAAATAAATAAGTTATCAATACGGGTTAAAAATGGAACAATTTCTATAGATGAGATGACAGGTGGCACTTTTACTATTACTAATGGAGGTGTTTTTGGGTCTATGTTATCGACTCCTATTATTAATCCACCACAAAGTGCTATATTAGGTATGCATAAAATTATGGATAGACCTGTAGCAATTAATGGAACTACTGAAATTCGTCCTATCATGTATTTAGCTTTATCTTATGATCATAGAATCATTGATGGAAAAGAATCCGTAGGATTTTTAGTCTCTATTAAAGAATTTATAGAAAATCCAATAAAATTTTTGATAGGAGGAAATGAAAAAGATATTTATAAAAAACTAGAATTATAAACTCTATAGAATTAAAATTTCCTCCTTACATAAGGATTAGGTTTGTTTATATTTCCTGTATTTATTTTTTTCATTTTCATTTTTATAGTTTTAATTTGGTTTTGTAGTAAACCAGAAACATCCATTTT
The sequence above is drawn from the Blattabacterium cuenoti genome and encodes:
- the odhB gene encoding 2-oxoglutarate dehydrogenase complex dihydrolipoyllysine-residue succinyltransferase, with amino-acid sequence MIIQVKVPSPGESITEVEVSSWLVKNGDYVHKGQTIAEIDSDKATLEVSAEENGIITLIAKKGERIQVGNILCIINTSQDKKEVIKKHINKIDHEQKESFCKNSKILSPASKKILKENNISVESIQGTGKHGRITKKDCISYLEKNETSFVSDNIDRSITTYRSKKITPLSLLRRKISERLVDAKNKTASLTTFNEVDMSEIFLIRKKYKDIFKKKHGVNLGLMSFFTISCVKALQLYPDINATIRGQEKINFEYYDISIAISGPKGLMVPVIRNAEHLSFRGIEQEINKLSIRVKNGTISIDEMTGGTFTITNGGVFGSMLSTPIINPPQSAILGMHKIMDRPVAINGTTEIRPIMYLALSYDHRIIDGKESVGFLVSIKEFIENPIKFLIGGNEKDIYKKLEL